Part of the Deltaproteobacteria bacterium genome is shown below.
AGTTCCTCGGGGGTTCTCCCGGCGCGGACCAATTCGACCATCCGACGCTTGAATTCCGGGGGATACGGCGGGCGTGATTTCGGCATGACGGACACCTCCTCCTCAAAGGATTATAGTGTCCACGAAAGCGGGTCAACTCCAGGGTAACGGGGTGCGATAGGGTTTCCTTGGGTTGTTGGTGTATGGTGGATTTATTGCCTGGTGGTTTTTCTTGTGTTGCCGGTTCTTGTTGGCTCTGTGGAGTTGCGTCAGGGCCATGTGCGGGAATAGATGTTGTTGGAGTAGGAACAGCCCAGTAGCCTACTCCCCCCATAAAAACTCCCAAAAGAAGGCAGGAAGCGAATTTCAAACCCACTCTGATGCCAGATCGTGCTACCCCGAGGCATCCTATACCCCAAGCGAGAAAGAGAAGAACAACCGCGCCGGTCACGCTAAATTTTCCAATGAGTGCAAGTGCCCCAAAGAAAAGCATTGCAAAGAATGCCGTATAGGGGCTAAGGAGAAACCTTTCAATTGTTGGCCAAGGTTGTTGCACGACGTAGCCTCAAAACAAGGTGGTGCCCCATTCTCCCGCACCATGCCAGAGCCGTCAAGCATTCCCCGCGCAAAAAACCATGCCAACCCAATGCCTTGGAGCATCATCGGGTATACTCTAAAAAATATATTTCAAACTGACCCACTACCCGTAATCCATAAGGTTCGTCCCCGGTTCCGTAATGGTTTAGAATTAGCGGACAACCGCCATGTCCGGCAAGCCCGCACTTCTCACCAGGATTCGTAGCGAGGCGGTGGAGACGGGTATGGCTACAAGGCGTCCCGACCGAGCGCAATGCAGTAGACATGCCCGTATCCGCCGACGCAGCAGAAGCATGGTGAGAAATGCGGGCCAGGAGCGAGGGAATGGGAGAGGGAGCGAACGGCGGCAACGACAAGGCCCCGATAACGTCGAGAAGGAAGGTGGCGACGGCAATCTTCGTCGTGGCCACCGTAGCTACGATAGCGTCCGGCGTGTTCTACTGGTGGTACCGCCAGACGCACATAACTACGGACGACGCCTTCGTGGAGGGCAGGATACACCCCGTCGCTTCCCGGATACAGGGGACGGTATCCGCGGTTCTCGTCGCCGACAACCAGCCGGTGAAGAAAGGGCAGGCGCTTGTCCGGATCGACGCCGAGCCTTACGAAGTAAGGGTGGGCGCAGCCGAGGCGGCCCTTTCAGCAGCCGTGGAGGAACATGCCTCCGCCCGTTCGGAGGCCAGGGCCGCGCGTGAGGATCACGCGGCGGGACAGGCGCAGCTTGCACAGCGGATAGCGGCGGTCGATGCCGCACGGGCAAGATTGGCGCTCGCCGAAGCTCGGCTCGCCCAGGCGCAACGGGACGCGGAGCGGGCGAAAAACCTTTTCGAACGGCATTCCATCAGCAGGGAAAGGAACGAAAAGGCGCATACGGACTTCGAGGTGGCGAAGGCTCAGTTAGACGTTGCCAGGGAAGAACTTCGACTGGCGAATTCCGCCGTCCGGGCCCAGGAGGCGACGGTCGCACAGAGGAAAGCGGTCGTGGGCCAGAAGGAGGCCAAGGCAGGCCAGCGTGAGGCGGATGCACGCCTGAAGAAATCGTCGCTCGCGGAGGCGAAGCTGAACAGGGGGTATGCGGATATCGTCTCGCCGGCGGACGGCTTCGTGACGCGAAAGAACGTTGAGCCGGGGCAGGTCGTCGCCGCCGGCCAGTGGCTGCTGGCGGTCGCTGCGCTTTCCGACGTTTGGGTCGTGGCCAACTATAAGGAGACGCAGGTCGGCAAGATCAGGCCCGGACTTGCAGCCAGCATCCGCGTGGACACTTACCCCGGCAAGGAGTTCCGGGGGAAGGTGGAAAGCATCATGGCGGGAACCGGCTCCGCCTTCTCCCTTTTCCCGCCTGAGAACGCCACCGGGAATTACGTCAAGGTCGTCCAGCGGGTGCCGGTGAAGATAGTGCTCGACAGGAACGAGGACCCCGACCGCATACTGCGGATAGGGATGTCCGTCGAACCCACGGTGCTCGTACGATAAGCCGATGAACGGTGGAAACCGGCTCGGCAACGCGGTCGGCGCGATCCGGGAGAGCAAGTGGATCGTCGCCGTCACCGTGATGCTCCCCACACTGATCGAGATCATCGACACCAGCGTGGCGAACGTCTCGCTCGACCACATTCGCGGCTCGCTGTCGGCCGGAATAGACGAAGCGGCCTGGGTCCTGACTTCCTACCTTGTCTCAAACGCCATCGTCATTCCCATGACCGGTTGGCTTGCCCGCACCTTCGGGCGAAAGCGATACCTGATATTCTCCATAACCCTGTTCACCCTTGCCTCCCTTATGTGCGGCGCTTCCACGAGCCTTGGGATGCTTGTATTCTTCCGCGTCCTCCAGGGGATCGGCGGGGGCGCGCTCCAGCCGCTCTCCCAGGCGATTCTCCTCGAATCGTTCCCGCCGAGGGAACACGGGATGGCGATGGCAATCTTCGGAATAGGAATCATGTTCGGCCCGATCGTAGGCCCAGTCATGGGAGGCTACATCACCGACACCATGTCGTGGCGATGGATCTTCTACGTCAACATCCCGATCGGACTGCTTGCCGTTTTCATGGTGAGCCTGTTCATCCACGACCCGCACTACGTGAAGCGGACGGAAAAGGCGAAGGTCGACGTTTGGGGGATCGCCCTTCTGACCCTCGGGATCGGCGCACTGCAGGTCATACTGGACAAGGGGCAGCGGGAAGACTGGCTCCAGTCCGACTTCATCCTCGTCCTTGCGGCGGTGTCGGTTCTTTCTCTCGCGCTTTTCGTCATCGTCGAGCTGTATTACGCGGAGCACCCCATCGTCGACCTGCGCGCATTCAGGAACGTGACGTTCAGCACGGGAAACGTCGTGATGCTCATCGCGTTCTTCAACCTGTTCGGAAGCATCGTGCTGCTGCCGCTCTATGCGCAGATCCTCATGGGCTACACCGCGACCCTGGCGGGGCTGGTACTTTCACCGGGCGGAGTGGCCACGCTTCTCGTGATGCCGATCGTGGGGAAACTTATCGTCAAGCGCAACCCGAAATACCTGCTTGCCTTCGGGATCGCGGTTTGCGCCTTTTCCACCTGGGCGATGTCCCGCTTCAGTCTCGGGGCGGACTTCTCCTCGCTCATGTGGCCGAGAATCTACCTTGGGATAGGAATGGGTTTCATGTTCATTCCGCTCACCACCCTCACGCTTTCTTCCATCCCGCGCCCGCAGATGGGAAACGCCACCTCCATCTACAACCTTCTGCGAAATTTGGGCGGATCCATCGGCGTGGCTTTCGTGACGACGATGTTCGTCCGGCGCGCACAGGTCCACCAGAGCCACCTGGCGGAGCATCTCACCTGGTTCGACAGTACGTTCCAGGCCGGCATCGAATGGGGAAAGGGGCTGGTTGCCGGCCGGGGTATCCCTGCAGGCGCCGCAGAAGCCACGGTCGTCAGAAGGATCTACGGCCAGGCGATCCGGCAGGCCACCGCCATGGGGTTCAACGACACTTTTCTCGTCCTCTCCGTCCTTATGGCTTGCGTTCTTCCGCTGGTCCTCCTGCTCCGCCGCCCTGCCCACCAGCAGGATCCTCCCCCAGCCGGCCACTGACCACCGGCGCGCTTTTGACCGGCCGCCGTTTGCGCTATACTTGAAACTCGACCGGCCCGTCGTCCATCCACTCCTCCACAAGGCCGCGCGCCCGAACAAGGCGGAGCGAGCCATCCCCGAAAAGGAGGAGAACGAAAATGGCAACTTTCATCATGCTGACCCGCCTCGCGCCCGAGGCCGTAAGCGAACCGAAATTCGTGGAAAAACTGGAAAAGAAGGTCGCCGAGAAGATCCACAAATCCTGTCCCCAGGTGAAGTGGATCGGAAGCTACTCGGTGCTGGGTCCTTACGATTACGTCGATATATTCGAGGCACCCGACGGGGAAGCCGCGACCAAGGTCGCGCTGCTGGTCCGGTCTTTCGGCCACGGCGTGACGGAAACCTGGGTAGCGACCCCGTGGGACCGTTTCGTACAACTGGCGAAGGAAGCCGCTTGACGGCGGCGGGAGGATCCCTATGGGCATCCCGGAAAAGCTGGCACGGTTTTTCCAGGAACGAAACGTTCCCTACGCGGCCATCACGCATCCCGAGGCGTTCACCGCGCAGCAGTCGGCCCAGGCGGCACACGTGCCAGGCCGGTCGTTCGCCAAGTCGGTCCTGGTGAATGTCGACGGGAAGATCTGGATGGCCGTGGTTCCCGCTACGGAGCGCGTCGACCTAGGCCGACTGCAGCGGTGCCTGGAGGCGAAGAAGGCCCGCCTGTCGAGCGAGGCGGAGTTTTCGCCCCTCTTTCCGGACTGCGACCTGGGTGCGATGCCGATTTTCGGATCGCTCTACGGCGTTCCCGTCCTGGTGCCCCAGGAAATGACGGAGAACGACGAGATCGCCTTCACGGCGGGGACCCACAGGGACATCGTCCGGATGAAAGTGAGCGACTTCCTCGCCGCCGAGAAACCGAAGGTCTGCGGGCGGGAGAAGATACTGGTGGAGGCGGGCTAAGCGCTGATTTCGCTGCGGTCCCGCTTCCTGCGCGAACGACAAGAGGGAGATGGTGCGCCCTGGCCGGCACTTGACACCGGTCCGGGCGCTTTCTATTATCCTCTCCCAATCGAACTGCGAATCGGCATGAAAGGGGAAATCCTTGGCGAACCGATGGAAAATCCCGGCGGCTGCCGTCGGATTTGCGCTGCTTTCATGCCTGTGTTCCCCCTCTTTCGCCGATAACACCGTCTGGAATCTCGACGAAGTCGTGCGCATCTCCCTGGAACGCCATCCCCTCGTAAGCCAGGCCGACGCGGAGATCCGGGCGGCTGGAGCGCGAAAAGGCCAGGCGGAATCGGCATACTATCCGGCGATCGGACTTTCAACGGGTTATTCGCGCAGCCGCAGCTTTTCATCATTGTCGCAGCGAAACCTTACCACCTCCTCGGGATTCGTCCAGGGAAACCTCTCGCAGATCATCACCGACTTCGGACGCACCGGGGCTGCAGTCGATCGGGCGGGAGCCCTGCTGTCGTCCACGAAGGAAACGGGAAGATCGGTCCGCGCGGAGGTCGGCTTCGCCGCCAAGGTGGCCTATTTCAACATCCTGCGGGCGCAGCGGATCGTCGCGGTGGAGAAGGAAACACTGAAGCAGCGGGAAACCCTGCTCCGCCAGGCCCAGGCTTATTACCAGGCGGGAATCCGCGCGCGGATCGACGTCGCCAGGGCGGAGGCGAACCTGTTTCAGGCCAGGGCGGAACTGACGTCCGCCGAGAACGATCTCCGGGTCGCCCGGATCACCCTCCTGAACCGGATGGGGATCGACGGGCCTCGGGACTTCGGGATCAAGGACACTCTCGCAGCCGAATCCCTGCCCGGCACGCTCGACGAGTGGGTCAAGGAGGCCGAGGATCGCCGTCCGGAGCTCCGCGCCCTCATCGAGAAGGAACGGGCGGCATACCTGAATCTGCGCACCGCAAGCGCCGGATACAACCCGATCCTTACGGGGGGCGCAGGCTACGGGTACGCGGCCGAGGACCCGCCCCTGGAACAGAACTACAACGTTTCCGTGCTGCTCTCCGTTCCGGTTTTTTCCGGATTTCTCACCCGGCAACAGGTGGCGGAAGCCCGGGCGCAGCTTTCCTCGGCGAACTTCGCGGTGACCGACTTCCGCAGGCAGGTATTCCTCGAGGTCGAGCAGGCCGCCCTCTCGGTCCGTGCCGCCGCCGAACGCACCGACGCCCGCCGCAAGGAGAAAGAAGCCTCCGGGGAGAACCTGCGGCTGGCCACCGCCCGGTACGAAGTGGGTGCAGGGGACATTATCGAAATGATAGACGCCCAGGTGCAGATGGCGCGTGCCGACACCGACATGATCGACGCCCTTTACGACTACAGCGTCTCCGTCGCGGCGCTGGAGCGGGCGATGGGGCGATAGACCCTGCCGGCCCGGACGATGGAATCGGGTCTCGACGTTCTCGTCGGGAAGCGCTTCGGCCCCCTGCGGGGGCTTGCGGTCGGACTCGTCTGCAATCCCACCTCCGTGGACCGGCGACTGCGCCACGCCGCCGACCTTTTCCATGCCGCGAAAGGTGTGCGTCTCGCCGCCCTGTTCGGGCCTGAGCACGGCGTCCGCGGCGACGTCCAGTACATGGCCGCGGTCGGAAACGAACGCGACAACCGGACGGGAGTCCCGGTCCACTCGCTCTATGGAAAGGACGCCGAATCGCTTCGGCCGGACGATCGCAAGCTGCGCGGGCTCGACGCGCTCGTTTTCGACATCCAGGACGTCGGAGCGCGCTACTACACTTACCAGGCCACGATGCTGTTCTGCATGGAAGCCGCCTCACGCGCGAAGCTCGCCTTTTTCGTGCTCGACCGGCCGAACCCCATCGGCGGAATCGCCGTGGAGGGACCGCGATTGAGCCCCGGCTTCGAAAGCTTCTGCGGGGTGCATGACGTCGCCGTCCGCCACGGACTCACCGTGGGTGAACTTGCCCGAATGTACCGGGAGGAAAGAGGTCTTTCCCTCGAACTCGCGGTGATCCCGTGCCGCGGTTGGCGCCGGGGGATGCACCAGCGCGACACCGGGCTCCCGTGGGTATTCCCGTCCCCCAACATGCCGACGCCGGAAACGGCCCTCGTCTACCCCGGGATGTGCCTCCTCGAGGGAACCAACCTGAGCGAGGGCCGCGGCACCACGCGGCCGTTCGAGCTGTTCGGGGCTCCGTGGCTCGATTCCTGCCTGCTGGCGGAAGCGCTTTCAACGGAACGCCTTCCGGGGGCGGCTTTCAGGCCCGCCAGTTTCGTACCGACCTGGGATAAACACGCCGGAACCCGGTGCAACGGCGCCGAAGTCGTCGTCACGGACCGCGGGACGTTCCGCCCTTTCCGCACTGGCATGGCATGCATCGCCGCGGCCAGGGCCCAGAACAATGGGCGCTTCCGATGGCGTACCGAGCCATACGAGTTCGTGGAACGCATTCCTGCATTCGACCTGTTGTGCGGCTCGGCCCGCGAACGGGAAGCTATCGAACGCGGCCGGGGATGGCAGGAGCTTGCGGCGGCGTGGAGCAGCGAAGAACGGGCGTTCGCGAAGAGGCGCACACGTCACCTTCTTTACGAACCGTGACGGACAATGGGCCTGCGGAAGTTTTCCCTGATACCGTTTCCGGGAAAGGAATATTTGCCGGGTGTAAGGATAACGGGCTTCGTCGAACGGCGAATGAACCGATTGTCCGTTCGCTACGATCTCTTCGGGAAAATATCGGAACTCGCCCTGGCCGCCCCTCAACCGTTTCCGGCGAGAAAGGACCGGCTCTGGAAGGGAACCTGCCTTGAGCTTTTTCTTGCGCTTACCGACTCCGAACGCTACTGGGAATTCAATTTTTCACCGGGCGGGGACTGGAACGTCTATCGATTCGAATCCTGCAGGACGGGCATGCGGGACGAGACGTCATATTCGTCGCTGCCGTTCCATGTTCGCAGGGAAACGGATGCTCTTCGGCTCTCGGTCGACCTCGACATCGGCCTGATCATCCCCGCCGACAACTCCATCGCGGCGGGTGTCGCCGCCATCGTCAAACCCGTGACGGGCGAAACCGTCCACTGGGCATTGGCGCACCCGAATTCCCGCCCGGATTTTCACCGCAGGGACGGATTCATGCTGTCCTTTTCCGGTCGGTCCATCCGATGACCGGACACAAATTCAGCGATGGTGTTTTTCGTGCTCCCGTTTTTCCCCCTTGTCATTTCCGTCATGCTTTTCCTTGCCCTTGAACCTGGTCTCTTTCGGATAGCGGTCTTTCGGCAGATCCTTCCAGGGGCCGCCCCTCGAAGTGGAGTAGTACCAGGAATTGCCGCGGTAATGATAGTGATAGCCGTCGTGATAGTAGTAAGTAGAGTCTTCCAGCACGACGATCGTCGGGAGAGGGGGCGCGATAACGACCTCTGCGCCATAATGCCCGGGAGCCACTGCGCAAGCCGCGAAAAGAAGCCCCGCGGCCAGAACGGCAAGAATGATCCTGTTCATCTTATCCTCCATTCAGTCCTTTATGACGCCAATCCGGGGACGCCTTTTCATTCCCTCGCTCCGCAACATGGGCAAAGTCGCGCCGCCAGGCGAGCGGATCCGCAGCGTGATGATTTATATTCGATGATTCCGGAATCGATTCGTTCCCGGAGACGAAGTATGCGTTTCAGGTAAATATTCGGCTATGGTTAAACGGATTCGATGAAGGGCTTTACCTTTTGCATGAGCACGTTGAAGGCGGGATCTCCGTCGAGGGATTCGGTGAGAAGCTCCATTTCGCCCGGGCTGCCCGCTCCAAGACGCAGTTCCACGGCCCTTCTCACCTGTCCCATCTTCCACGGTGATGAGGCAAGAAGGCGCTCCCAACGGCCGAAGCTCTTGATTATGGCAAGTCCGACGACGTCACAGGCTACCCGGTCGCCGCTCGCCAGGAGAAGATCGGCCTCTTCCGCCCTGCCTTCCCAAGGCCCGCCTTCCACCATGACCTTCGTGCCGTCGGCGATGTTCAGGTCCGGGCGCCAGGCCAGATTCAGCTCCGTCACAACTTCTTCCCAGCGCAGCGGGTTTACGAGGTACGGCCGCTGGCTCAAGTGGGTGGCGCCGACGAAATTCTTGAGACAAATGGAATAGCCGGCGTACTCGTGGGTCTTGATGACGGGGAGGTTGACGACCCTGTCGACCTTGAAGATC
Proteins encoded:
- a CDS encoding GYD domain-containing protein encodes the protein MATFIMLTRLAPEAVSEPKFVEKLEKKVAEKIHKSCPQVKWIGSYSVLGPYDYVDIFEAPDGEAATKVALLVRSFGHGVTETWVATPWDRFVQLAKEAA
- a CDS encoding TolC family protein, yielding MANRWKIPAAAVGFALLSCLCSPSFADNTVWNLDEVVRISLERHPLVSQADAEIRAAGARKGQAESAYYPAIGLSTGYSRSRSFSSLSQRNLTTSSGFVQGNLSQIITDFGRTGAAVDRAGALLSSTKETGRSVRAEVGFAAKVAYFNILRAQRIVAVEKETLKQRETLLRQAQAYYQAGIRARIDVARAEANLFQARAELTSAENDLRVARITLLNRMGIDGPRDFGIKDTLAAESLPGTLDEWVKEAEDRRPELRALIEKERAAYLNLRTASAGYNPILTGGAGYGYAAEDPPLEQNYNVSVLLSVPVFSGFLTRQQVAEARAQLSSANFAVTDFRRQVFLEVEQAALSVRAAAERTDARRKEKEASGENLRLATARYEVGAGDIIEMIDAQVQMARADTDMIDALYDYSVSVAALERAMGR
- a CDS encoding DOMON-like domain-containing protein, which translates into the protein MNRLSVRYDLFGKISELALAAPQPFPARKDRLWKGTCLELFLALTDSERYWEFNFSPGGDWNVYRFESCRTGMRDETSYSSLPFHVRRETDALRLSVDLDIGLIIPADNSIAAGVAAIVKPVTGETVHWALAHPNSRPDFHRRDGFMLSFSGRSIR
- a CDS encoding YbaK/EbsC family protein; this translates as MGIPEKLARFFQERNVPYAAITHPEAFTAQQSAQAAHVPGRSFAKSVLVNVDGKIWMAVVPATERVDLGRLQRCLEAKKARLSSEAEFSPLFPDCDLGAMPIFGSLYGVPVLVPQEMTENDEIAFTAGTHRDIVRMKVSDFLAAEKPKVCGREKILVEAG
- a CDS encoding HlyD family secretion protein, producing the protein MGEGANGGNDKAPITSRRKVATAIFVVATVATIASGVFYWWYRQTHITTDDAFVEGRIHPVASRIQGTVSAVLVADNQPVKKGQALVRIDAEPYEVRVGAAEAALSAAVEEHASARSEARAAREDHAAGQAQLAQRIAAVDAARARLALAEARLAQAQRDAERAKNLFERHSISRERNEKAHTDFEVAKAQLDVAREELRLANSAVRAQEATVAQRKAVVGQKEAKAGQREADARLKKSSLAEAKLNRGYADIVSPADGFVTRKNVEPGQVVAAGQWLLAVAALSDVWVVANYKETQVGKIRPGLAASIRVDTYPGKEFRGKVESIMAGTGSAFSLFPPENATGNYVKVVQRVPVKIVLDRNEDPDRILRIGMSVEPTVLVR
- a CDS encoding DUF1343 domain-containing protein, translating into MESGLDVLVGKRFGPLRGLAVGLVCNPTSVDRRLRHAADLFHAAKGVRLAALFGPEHGVRGDVQYMAAVGNERDNRTGVPVHSLYGKDAESLRPDDRKLRGLDALVFDIQDVGARYYTYQATMLFCMEAASRAKLAFFVLDRPNPIGGIAVEGPRLSPGFESFCGVHDVAVRHGLTVGELARMYREERGLSLELAVIPCRGWRRGMHQRDTGLPWVFPSPNMPTPETALVYPGMCLLEGTNLSEGRGTTRPFELFGAPWLDSCLLAEALSTERLPGAAFRPASFVPTWDKHAGTRCNGAEVVVTDRGTFRPFRTGMACIAAARAQNNGRFRWRTEPYEFVERIPAFDLLCGSAREREAIERGRGWQELAAAWSSEERAFAKRRTRHLLYEP
- a CDS encoding DHA2 family efflux MFS transporter permease subunit; the protein is MNGGNRLGNAVGAIRESKWIVAVTVMLPTLIEIIDTSVANVSLDHIRGSLSAGIDEAAWVLTSYLVSNAIVIPMTGWLARTFGRKRYLIFSITLFTLASLMCGASTSLGMLVFFRVLQGIGGGALQPLSQAILLESFPPREHGMAMAIFGIGIMFGPIVGPVMGGYITDTMSWRWIFYVNIPIGLLAVFMVSLFIHDPHYVKRTEKAKVDVWGIALLTLGIGALQVILDKGQREDWLQSDFILVLAAVSVLSLALFVIVELYYAEHPIVDLRAFRNVTFSTGNVVMLIAFFNLFGSIVLLPLYAQILMGYTATLAGLVLSPGGVATLLVMPIVGKLIVKRNPKYLLAFGIAVCAFSTWAMSRFSLGADFSSLMWPRIYLGIGMGFMFIPLTTLTLSSIPRPQMGNATSIYNLLRNLGGSIGVAFVTTMFVRRAQVHQSHLAEHLTWFDSTFQAGIEWGKGLVAGRGIPAGAAEATVVRRIYGQAIRQATAMGFNDTFLVLSVLMACVLPLVLLLRRPAHQQDPPPAGH